A region of Diospyros lotus cultivar Yz01 chromosome 3, ASM1463336v1, whole genome shotgun sequence DNA encodes the following proteins:
- the LOC127796242 gene encoding probable CoA ligase CCL12, with the protein MERRSSISDVGVEEMVKAGLTVEEAKEFQRALKDAIASAGGGSGGDGRPENRELWREVTARWLLQPSHPHALHQLLYYSVYSDHDESAHGPPPYWFPSPYDSKRTNLGRLMETHGPKLLGDSYKDPISSFNLFQKFTVQHPEVYWSILLKELSIKFCKAPKCILDTSVTSNHGGTWLPGSVLNIAECCLHSSSYPRKQDDSLAIVWRDDWCDDSPVNQMTLKELREKVMSVANALDAVFSKGDAIAIDMPMTVSAVIIYLGIVLAGFVVVSIADSFAAKEIATRLRVSGAKAIFTQDYILRGGRKFPLYSRVVEAAPYKAIVIPASGRELEIQLRKQDLSWKEFISVANHQTRPDHYSPVYLPIDSITNILFSSGTTGDPKAIPWTQLSPIRSAADCWAHYDVRAGDVLCWPTNLGWVMGPSIMYSCFLTGATLALYHGSPLGHGFGKFVQDAGVTVLGTIPSLVKVWKSTHCMDSLDWTNIRLFGTTGEASNVDDDLWLSSRAYYKPIIECCGGTELASSYIVGSLLQPQAFGALSTPSMTTGFAILNEDGVPYLNDQACVGEVALFPLIMGASDRLLNANHEAIYFDGMPIHKGMQLRRHGDIIKRTVGGYYSVQGRADDTMNLGGIKTSSIEIERVCDRADGSVMETAAVSAAPIRGGPEQLAIFVVLRKGFNAEPEKLKTIFSRTIQRNLNPLFKVSVVKILPEFPRTASNKLLRRVLRDQLKQELQIRSKI; encoded by the exons atggaGAGGCGCAGCAGCATAAGCGACGTGGGAGTGGAGGAGATGGTGAAGGCTGGATTGACTGTGGAGGAGGCCAAAGAGTTTCAGAGAGCTCTCAAAGACGCAATTGCTTCTGCCGGCGGCGGCAGCGGAGGAGATGGGCGGCCGGAGAACAGGGAACTGTGGCGGGAGGTCACCGCTCGATGGTTGCTGCAGCCGTCGCATCCCCACGCGCTGCACCAGCTCCTCTACTACTCGGTCTACTCTGACCACGATGAGTCGGCTCATGGTCCACCTCCCTACTGGTTCCCTTCGCC ATATGATTCTAAACGCACAAACTTGGGCCGCCTAATGGAGACTCATGGTCCAAAGCTTTTAGGGGATTCATACAAGGATCCCATATCAAGTTTTAATCTATTTCAGAAGTTCACTGTTCAGCACCCTGAG GTTTATTGGTCAATATTACTAAAGGAGCtttcaattaaattttgcaaAGCCCCAAAATGTATTCTGGATACTTCTGTGACATCAAATCATGGTGGAACATGGCTTCCTGGTTCAGTTCTGAATATTGCCGAGTGTTGTTTGCATTCATCTAGCTATCCAAGAAAGCAGGATGATAGTTTAGCCATTGTATGGAGGGATGATTGGTGTGATGATTCCCCTGTTAATCAGATGACGTTGAAGGAGCTCCGAGAAAAAGTAAT GTCAGTGGCAAATGCTCTGGATGCTGTATTCTCAAAGGGAGATGCAATTGCAATCGATATGCCAATGACAGTCTCTGCAGTTATTATATACTTGGGCATAGTACTAGCAGGATTTGTTGTTGTCTCAATAGCTGACAGTTTTGCAGCAAAGGAAATTGCAACTCGTTTGCGCGTGTCTGGAGCAAAGGCAATCTTTACACAG GATTATATATTACGAGGAGGTCGGAAATTTCCTTTATACAG TCGAGTAGTAGAAGCTGCTCCATATAAAGCTATTGTAATACCTGCCTCTGGAAGGGAGTTGGAGATTCAATTAAGAAAACAGGATTTATCATGGAAAGAGTTCATATCTGTTGCTAATCACCAAACTAG ACCAGATCACTATTCCCCAGTCTATCTACCAATAGACTCTATTACTAACATACTTTTCTCATCTGGAACCACAG GCGATCCAAAAGCTATACCTTGGACCCAACTTTCTCCCATTCGATCTGCTGCTGATTGCTGGGCACACTATGATGTTAGAGCTGGGGATGTTTTATGCTGGCCTACAAATTTAGGATGGGTGATGGGGCCATCTATAATGTATTCATGCTTTCTAACCGGTGCTACTCTAGCTCTCTATCATGGATCGCCTCTTGGCCATGGTTTTGGAAAATTTGTTCAG GATGCAGGCGTGACTGTTTTGGGCACAATCCCAAGCTTAGTAAAGGTTTGGAAGAGTACACATTGTATGGATTCCCTAGATTGGACAAATATAAG GTTATTTGGTACTACTGGAGAAGCCTCTAATGTTGATGATGACCTTTGGCTCTCTTCAAGGGCTTACTACAAACCCATCATTGAATGTTGTGGAGGCACTGAGCTTGCATCATCCTACATCGTAGGAAGTCTTCTGCAGCCACAAGCTTTTGGAGCATTAAGCACTCCATCAATGACAACAGGCTTCGCCATCCTCAACGAAGATGGAGTTCCATAT CTGAACGATCAAGCTTGTGTTGGTGAAGTGGCTTTGTTTCCCCTCATTATGGGAGCTTCTGATAGATTGCTCAACGCTAATCATGAAGCTATATACTTTGATGGAATGCCCATACACAAAGGAATG CAACTAAGGAGACATGGAGATATCATTAAACGAACTGTTGGAGGCTACTATTCTGTGCAAGGCCGGGCTGATGACACCATGAATCTTGGTGGCATAAAG ACAAGCTCAATTGAAATTGAACGTGTGTGTGACCGAGCCGATGGAAGTGTCATGGAAACTGCTGCTGTTAGTGCTGCGCCAATAAGGGGTGGTCCAGAACAGTTGGCCATATTCGTGGTACTAAGGAAAGGATTTAACGCTGAACCAGAAAAACTAAAGACGATATTCTCAAGAACGATCCAACGCAACCTTAACCCATTGTTCAAG GTGAGCGTCGTTAAGATCTTGCCAGAATTTCCTCGAACAGCTTCCAATAAATTACTGAGAAGAGTTCTTAGAGACCAGCTGAAGCAGGAGCTTCAGATCCGGAGTAAGATTTAA
- the LOC127796244 gene encoding uncharacterized protein LOC127796244 isoform X2: MYVCTYVCMNMMLGLLVELHCSREGYANPLRLLPSKEPEVCRGSSLENVLQSFKVGGSECLYKVKLQTSNTYGSGLSDINAGILLCLIDAKGDSILQRIPASLIKDHSNQLEDNYVSDEALHFHRGSIDEFIFEGPKLGKLSSLWISLESGQWRLGGVGLIALCCNELTSEANDRNIEYFVSEYRFEVEDTLLGEGSDISMAELRPCLVKEFSGDNLNVLSENFLQPTTLVASSGSSNEESMKKYAELKLSLLLYDALLVLAGSSVASFSAGENAAVAFLCGGIGGFLYLFLLQRSVDGLPAPALTSMKNLGKSDQIFRKGPLWSLVLAFTLSVVAVKYGSGGGVTPALTPKELLSGMLGFLASKVAVVLAALKPLPTGLEQNK, translated from the exons atgtatgtatgtacgtatgtatgtatgaaCATGATGCTGGGTCTTTTAGTGGAATTGCATTGCTCGAGAGAG GGTTATGCAAATCCTTTGCGTCTTTTGCCATCCAAGGAACCAGAAGTTTGCAGAGGTTCTTCACTGGAAAACGTGCTTCAATCTTTCAAAGTTGGGGGGTCTGAGTGTTTATACAAAGTCAAGCTACAAACGAGTAACACCTATGGATCTGGTCTAAGTGACATAAATGCTGGTATCCTTCTTTGTTTGATAGATGCAAAGGGCGACTCAATCTTACAGAGGATTCCAGCAAGTTTGATTAAAGATCACTCTAATCAATTAGAGGACAACTATGTTTCTGATGAGGCCCTCCATTTTCATCGCGGTTCTATTGATGAGTTCATTTTTGAGGGACCTAAACTGGGGAAACTTAGTTCTTTATGGATCAGCCTTGAATCAG GTCAATGGAGACTTGGAGGTGTAGGCTTGATTGCCCTTTGTTGTAATGAACTTACCTCAGAAGCAAATGACagaaatattgagtattttGTTTCTGAGTACAGATTTGAGGTAGAGGATACCTTACTCGGTGAGGGCAGTGACATTTCTATGGCAGAACTCAGGCCTTGTCTAGTTAAGGAATTTTCTGGGGACAACTTGAACGTATTATCTGAAAACTTCTTGCAACCTACTACACTGGTTGCTAGTAGTGGATCGTCAAATGAAGAAAGCATGAAAAAGTATGCAGAACTAAAGCTGTCTCTGTTACTTTACGATGCTTTGCTTGTCCTTGCTGGTTCATCAGTCGCATCCTTCTCAGCCGGGGAAAACGCTGCGGTTGCATTTTTATGTGGTGGGATTGGTGGCTTCCTCTATCTATTCTTGCTGCAAAGGTCTGTCGATGGGCTGCCAGCCCCTGCATTGACATCGATGAAAAACCTGGGAAAATCTGATCAAATCTTCCGAAAGGGTCCATTGTGGAGCCTAGTATTAGCATTTACATTATCTGTTGTTGCAGTGAAGTATGGGTCGGGAGGTGGTGTCACGCCGGCGTTAACCCCGAAAGAACTCCTCTCCGGAATGCTTGGATTCCTTGCTAGTAAAGTTGCAGTGGTGCTGGCAGCTTTGAAACCCTTGCCAACGGGTCTTGAGCAGAACAAGTAa
- the LOC127796244 gene encoding uncharacterized protein LOC127796244 isoform X1: MESIPARHLICATYSNSSFLIRCPSFHLTRIRVPNTRYPFVLCSRKSAFQDFQGYANPLRLLPSKEPEVCRGSSLENVLQSFKVGGSECLYKVKLQTSNTYGSGLSDINAGILLCLIDAKGDSILQRIPASLIKDHSNQLEDNYVSDEALHFHRGSIDEFIFEGPKLGKLSSLWISLESGQWRLGGVGLIALCCNELTSEANDRNIEYFVSEYRFEVEDTLLGEGSDISMAELRPCLVKEFSGDNLNVLSENFLQPTTLVASSGSSNEESMKKYAELKLSLLLYDALLVLAGSSVASFSAGENAAVAFLCGGIGGFLYLFLLQRSVDGLPAPALTSMKNLGKSDQIFRKGPLWSLVLAFTLSVVAVKYGSGGGVTPALTPKELLSGMLGFLASKVAVVLAALKPLPTGLEQNK, from the exons ATGGAATCAATTCCCGCTAGGCATCTGATTTGTGCGACATATAGTAATAGCAGCTTCCTCATCAGATGCCCATCATTCCATCTAACCAGAATCCGAGTGCCAAATACCCGCTATCCCTTTGTTCTCTGCTCCAGAAAATCTGCTTTCCAAG ATTTTCAGGGTTATGCAAATCCTTTGCGTCTTTTGCCATCCAAGGAACCAGAAGTTTGCAGAGGTTCTTCACTGGAAAACGTGCTTCAATCTTTCAAAGTTGGGGGGTCTGAGTGTTTATACAAAGTCAAGCTACAAACGAGTAACACCTATGGATCTGGTCTAAGTGACATAAATGCTGGTATCCTTCTTTGTTTGATAGATGCAAAGGGCGACTCAATCTTACAGAGGATTCCAGCAAGTTTGATTAAAGATCACTCTAATCAATTAGAGGACAACTATGTTTCTGATGAGGCCCTCCATTTTCATCGCGGTTCTATTGATGAGTTCATTTTTGAGGGACCTAAACTGGGGAAACTTAGTTCTTTATGGATCAGCCTTGAATCAG GTCAATGGAGACTTGGAGGTGTAGGCTTGATTGCCCTTTGTTGTAATGAACTTACCTCAGAAGCAAATGACagaaatattgagtattttGTTTCTGAGTACAGATTTGAGGTAGAGGATACCTTACTCGGTGAGGGCAGTGACATTTCTATGGCAGAACTCAGGCCTTGTCTAGTTAAGGAATTTTCTGGGGACAACTTGAACGTATTATCTGAAAACTTCTTGCAACCTACTACACTGGTTGCTAGTAGTGGATCGTCAAATGAAGAAAGCATGAAAAAGTATGCAGAACTAAAGCTGTCTCTGTTACTTTACGATGCTTTGCTTGTCCTTGCTGGTTCATCAGTCGCATCCTTCTCAGCCGGGGAAAACGCTGCGGTTGCATTTTTATGTGGTGGGATTGGTGGCTTCCTCTATCTATTCTTGCTGCAAAGGTCTGTCGATGGGCTGCCAGCCCCTGCATTGACATCGATGAAAAACCTGGGAAAATCTGATCAAATCTTCCGAAAGGGTCCATTGTGGAGCCTAGTATTAGCATTTACATTATCTGTTGTTGCAGTGAAGTATGGGTCGGGAGGTGGTGTCACGCCGGCGTTAACCCCGAAAGAACTCCTCTCCGGAATGCTTGGATTCCTTGCTAGTAAAGTTGCAGTGGTGCTGGCAGCTTTGAAACCCTTGCCAACGGGTCTTGAGCAGAACAAGTAa
- the LOC127798154 gene encoding DEAD-box ATP-dependent RNA helicase 37-like, whose product MRTSWADSVAAAEKAAAGSSANNGAVASGSAPSRSTYVPPHLRNRTPSLDPPAPAYGGSTSGTDQSAQGGPPGGSRWGAPPRNDYGRSGYMGGGRGGGWSSRSGGWDSRGREREVNPFGDDGNTDQELVEQENSGINFDAYEDIPVETSGDNVPPPVNTFAEIDLGEELNQNIRRCKYSKPTPVQRHAIPISLAGRDLMACAQTGSGKTAAFCFPIISGIMKGQFAQRRPRGRVAFPLALILSPTRELSMQIHEEARKFAYQTGVRVVVAYGGAPINQQLRDLERGVDILVATPGRLVDLLERARVSLEMIKYLALDEADRMLDMGFEPQIRKIVEQMDMPPPGVRQTMLFSATFPKEIQRLASDFLASYIFLAVGRVGSSTDLIVQRVEFVHESDKRSHLMDLLHAQRENDVQSKQALTLVFVETKKGADSLEHWLCMNGFPATTIHGDRTQQEREMALKSFKSGRTPILVATDVAARGLDIPHVAHVVNFDLPNDIDDYVHRIGRTGRAGKSGLATAFFNENNASLARSLADLMQESNQEVPAWLSRYAARSSYGGGKNRRSGGRFGGRDFRRDSSFNRGGSDYYGGGSGYGASGGYSGGYGPGVTSAWD is encoded by the exons ATGCGGACGTCATGGGCTGATTCGGTTGCTGCAGCTGAGAAAGCTGCGGCTGGTTCTTCTGCAAATAACGGGGCCGTTGCTTCTGGTTCCGCTCCTTCTCGATCCACATACGTGCCTCCCCATCTCCGGAATCGGACGCCTTCTTTGGACCCTCCGGCTCCTGCGTACGGTGGCTCAACTTCTGGGACAGATCAATCTGCTCAAGGTGGTCCCCCAGGTGGTAGTCGTTGGGGTGCTCCACCAAGGAATGATTATGGTCGTTCTGGATATATGGGTGGGGGTCGCGGTGGTGGTTGGAGCAGCAGAAGTGGTGGCTGGGATAGTAGGGGGAGGGAGCGGGAAGTTAACCCCTTTGGGGATGATGGCAATACAGACCAAGAGCTTGTTGAACAGGAAAATTCTGGAATCAATTTTGATGCATATGAAGATATTCCGGTGGAAACTAGTGGGGATAATGTGCCGCCTCCCGTGAATACGTTTGCAGAGATTGATCTGGGTGAAGAACTCAATCAAAACATCAGGAGATGCAAGTATTCAAAGCCAACACCTGTCCAGCGACATGCCATACCAATTTCCTTGGCAGGTCGGGATTTGATGGCCTGCGCCCAGACTGGGTCTGGCAAGACAGCTGCTTTCTGCTTCCCAATTATAAGTGGAATTATGAAGGGGCAGTTTGCACAGAGACGGCCTCGTGGTCGTGTAGCTTTCCCACTTGCCCTTATCCTTTCTCCAACAAGGGAGCTCTCAATGCAA ATTCATGAAGAGGCTAGGAAATTTGCATATCAAACTGGTGTAAGGGTGGTTGTTGCCTATGGTGGAGCCCCTATCAATCAACAG CTTCGAGACCTGGAAAGAGGTGTTGATATACTGGTGGCAACTCCTGGACGATTGGTAGATTTACTCGAGAGGGCTAGAGTTTCACTAGAGATGATAAAGTACTTAGCCCTAGATGAGGCAGATCGAATGCTGGATATGGGTTTTGAACCTCAAATAAGGAAAATAGTGGAACAAATGGACATGCCTCCACCAGGTGTTAGACAGACCATGTTGTTCAGTGCCACTTTTCCAAAAGAGATACAG AGATTGGCATCTGATTTTCTTGCAAGCTATATTTTTCTGGCTGTTGGAAGAGTTGGTTCCAGTACAGATCTGATTGTACAAAGAGTGGAATTTGTTCATGAGTCTGATAAGAGAAGCCACCTCATGGACCTACTTCATGCACAGAGGGAAAATGATGTTCAAAGCAAG CAAGCTTTAACTCTGGTGTTTGTGGAGACAAAGAAAGGAGCTGATTCTCTTGAACATTGGTTATGCATGAATGGTTTTCCTGCTACTACTATTCATGGTGATAGAACACAGCAG GAAAGAGAAATGGCTTTGAAATCCTTCAAAAGTGGTAGAACCCCAATTTTGGTCGCAACAGATGTGGCGGCACGTGGTCTTGATATCCCTCATGTTGCACATGTCGTCAACTTTgatcttccaaatgacattgaTGATTACGTCCATCGAATAGGGCGGACTGGGCGAGCTGGTAAGTCTGGGTTGGCAACTGCATTCTTTAACGAGAACAATGCTTCTTTGGCAAGGTCATTAGCTGATCTAATGCAAGAATCAAATCAAGAAGTACCCGCTTGGCTTTCCCGCTATGCTGCTCGGTCTTCCTATGGTGGAGGGAAGAATCGTCGTTCTGGAGGACGGTTTGGTGGTCGTGACTTCCGAAGGGACTCCTCTTTCAATAGGGGCGGTTCAGATTACTATGGTGGAGGTTCTGGATATGGAGCTTCTGGTGGTTACAGTGGAGGATATGGTCCCGGGGTGACCAGTGCATGGGACTAA